One Drosophila kikkawai strain 14028-0561.14 chromosome 3L, DkikHiC1v2, whole genome shotgun sequence genomic window carries:
- the LOC108080591 gene encoding uncharacterized protein, whose product MDCKRNITDLPIEILDILFECCGDMTNKLHLAQAHPYLAQAFAYHCRNLYNHISEDEKKSLCYWRLTLPGCGPNIKKIDRVIRENDHDEVELVNLIALHCSKLEKIKLTFETDSVACVKSLICQRQNSLRAINLRLTSESPEINTVMLHEFPELPLLEELKIVNIPIENYYHLKKFENLVKLNIGCDYPMFDCEGRIHIAIDILALCAPLKKLRILTLRDVTIISSEKNNVHMTVLPMEKLSLIRCVIVYELPVCFNLKTFIIKEKMSNAVVHRFILSQGSSLESLYHICDYYPGYNERFLEVIRVCHNLRSFRPPYYSVSFNLDFVKECVDILIENEVTPNNPLVLEVDRYFNYEDVLKWLKFTPCPEIIGLILINETDEDCLN is encoded by the exons ATGGATTGTAAAAGAAATATTACGGACTTGCCAATAGAAATACTCGATATTCTATTTGAATGTTGTGGAGATATGACGAACAAACTCCATTTGGCCCAAGCTCATCCGTATTTGGCCCAGGCCTTTGCCTATCATTGTCGAAATTTATACAACCACATCTCAGaagatgaaaaaaaaagtttgtgCTATTGGCGGCTGACTCTGCCAGGCTGTGGACCGAATATAAAAAAGATTGACAGAGTTATTCGGGAGAATGATCATGATGAAGTAGAGCTTGTCAATTTGATTGCACTACACTGctcaaaattggaaaaaattaagctCACCTTCGAAACGGACAGTGTGGCCTGTGTGAAATCTTTAATATGCCAGAGACAGAATTCTCTGAGGGCTATTAATCTTAGACTAACATCAGAATCTCCAGAAATTAATACTGTGATGCTTCATGAATTTCCAGAATTGCCCTTGCTGGAAGAGCTTAAGATTGTCAACATTCCCATTGAGaact ATTATCACCTAaagaaatttgaaaatttggtTAAACTTAATATTGGATGTGATTATCCAATGTTTGACTGTGAGGGTCGAATACATATTGCTATTGATATTTTGGCCCTCTGTGCACCTCTAAAGAAACTGCGAATATTAACTTTGAGAGACGTAACCATTATCAGCTCTGAGAAAAATAATGTCCACATGACGGTATTACCAATGGAGAAGCTAAGCCTTATAAGATGTGTCATAGTTTATGAGCTTCCTGTGTGCTTTAATCTCAAAACCTTTATCATTAAGGAAAAAATGTCCAACGCAGTAGTTCACAGATTCATTTTGAGCCAAGGAAGTAGCCTGGAAAGCTTGTACCATATCTGTGACTATTATCCGGGTTATAATGAACGATTTCTAGAGGTTATTCGAGTATGCCACAACCTGCGATCCTTTCGGCCGCCATACTATAGTGTCTCCTTCAACCTTGACTTTGTTAAGGAATGCGTTGATATCCTGATTGAAAACGAGGTTACACCGAATAATCCTTTGGTACTTGAGGTAGACAGATATTTCAATTACGAGGATGTACTGAAATGG CTCAAATTTACGCCATGCCCCGAAATAATAGGGCTCATATTAATAAACGAAACGGATGAAGattgtttaaattaa
- the LOC108080568 gene encoding uncharacterized protein — protein MKDNLRSVYLWYARDQKILPKLVKDMPEMSLLRVLKLRNIHIEDVAVSIASEDTDLKSPLMALEELKLAYCDIAMDFPTCPKLKSFTLKENWIYDSEGSVRKSILNQGESLERLVFFRHYTPYDNQGFLELIQGCRKLIYLKLAIRKVKFTLDFVREIVDILKENGLQPNDPLELVLDQYFKFKWLRHWLSLTANSELIRLRLENVI, from the exons ATGAAAGATAATCTGAGGTCTGTCTACTTGTGGTATGCCAGAGATCAGAAAATTCTACCAAAATTGGTTAAGGATATGCCGGAAATGTCCCTACTAAGAGTACTTAAACTAAGGAATATTCACATTGAAGATG TTGCTGTTAGTATAGCCTCCGAGGACACCGACTTGAAGTCTCCCTTGATGGCCCTGGAAGAGCTGAAATTAGCGTATTGCGACATTGCCATGGACTTTCCAACTTGTCCCAAGTTGAAATCATTTACACTCAAAGAAAATTGGATATACGACAGTGAGGGTTCAGTTCGAAAATCGATCTTAAATCAGGGAGAATCTTTGGAAAGACTAGTCTTCTTTCGCCACTACACGCCATATGATAACCAGGGGTTTCTTGAGTTAATCCAAGGCTGTAGGAAATTAATATACCTGAAACTTGCCATTCGAAAGGTAAAGTTTACTCTAGATTTTGTGCGTGAAATTGTGGATATATTGAAAGAAAACGGTCTCCAACCTAATGATCCTTTGGAACTGGTGCTAGACCAGTATTTTAAGTTCAAATGGCTGCGACATTGG ctCAGTCTAACAGCAAATTCGGAATTGATTAGGCTTCGACttgaaaatgtaatataa